The sequence GCCGAACGCTGCTCGATTGGGATTTCGTTCAACCCATCATGCACCGTCCAGTCGATGGTCGGCGACGGCAGCGCGACATAGAACGGCACGTCATTGTCGGCGGCGGCGAGCGCCTTCAGATAGGTGCCGATCTTGTTGCAGACATCGCCGTCGGCGGTGGTGCGGTCGGTGCCGACGATGACCATGTCGATCGCGCCGCGCTGCATGAGATGGCCACCAGCATTGTCGACGATCAGCGTGTGCGGCACGCCATGGCCGGCCATCTCCCAGGCGGTCAGCTGTGCGCCCTGGTTACGCGGCCGCGTCTCGTCGACATAGACATGGACCGGAATGCCGGCTTCCGTCGCGAGATAGATCGGCGCGGTGGCGGTGCCATAGTCGACTGTGGCCAGCCAGCCGGCATTGCAGTGGGTGAGGATGTTGACCCTCTCGCCCGGCTGCTTGCGCGCCGCGATCGCCTTGATGATGGCAAGGCCGTTCTCGCCGATGGCGCGGTTCAGCCCGACATCCTCGTCGGCGATCTCACCGGCGCGCCGGTAGGCGGCCGCGGCGCGTTGTTCTGTTGGCAGCGGCTTCAAGAAGCGCCGCATCTCGTCCAGCGCCCAGCGCAGATTGATCGCCGTCGGGCGTGTTTCGTGCAGCGTCTCCCAGACGGCATCGAGCGCTGCGTCGGAAGGATCGTCCGCCATCTGCATGGCAACGCCATAGGCCGCGGTCACGCCGATCAGCGGCGCGCCGCGCACCCACATGTCGCGGATCGCGGTGGCGATGCCGGCAACCGTGCGGATCGTCTCGATGCGAAAGTCATGCGGCAGCCAGCGCTGGTCGATGATGTCAACCGAACGGCCGTCGTCGCTCAGCCAGATGGTGCGATAGTGGCGGTCGCCGACGTTCAAATGCTGCTCTCCTGTTCGATCAGCGCGGCCAGATTGTTGACCTCGTCGATGCTGTGAATCTGGCGCCGGTTGACGGCGATGTGACGGCCGAATTTGAGCGCCTTCGCCTCGCAGGAGGCGCGCAGATTCTCGTCGGCGATGGTCTCGAAATCGGCATTGTGGGCAAGGCCGAGGATGCGCCTGTGCACCTCGATACCGGCAAAGCCGAGCAGGTCGGTCCAGATCTGGTGCAGGACATGGTCGAGCGCCTGCTCCGCGCCCAGCCTGTCGCCCTGATCCTCGAACAGGCTTTTTTGGTAGAGCATGCCGGTGCGCTCGGTGCGCCACAGATGGGAAAACTCGGCGCGGAACACCGCCCATGTTTCTGCAGTGACCCCAAGTAGATAGGCGCGCATGGCATCGCGCTTGCCTTTCTGCTCATGTCCGCGCTGCGAGAAGAACGACATCCAGAAATTGGCGAGCAGCATGCCGACATCGAACGCCATCGGACCATAGAAGGCGAACTCCGGATCGATCATCCGGGTCTCCTGGTCGGTGACCATGATCGAGCCCGAATGCAAATCGCCATGCAGCAGCGTTTCGGCGTTGGCGGCGAAAATATGCTTCAGCCGTTGCGCCTCGACTTTGAGGTCGCGATCGGCGCGCAGTTCGGCAACGAGGCCGTCGAGCTGCGGCGACGTATGCCGGTTCATCTTGGCGTCGAAATAGGGATCGGAAAACACCAGGTTCTCGGTGATGTCGCAAAGGTCGACATTGTCGGCGAACAGCGCAAGATCGGCCTTGCGATCCTTGGTCACCATTGACAGGTCGGAACCGCGAAACAGCGTACGGGCCATGAACAGGCCGATATCCCTGGCGATGTTTGGAAGCTGGCGTCCGTCGATCAGGGCGCGCCTGAGAATGATGTATGGCGGCGCCAGATACTCCATGATGATCAGGGCCTGGCCTTCATCGAAGTAAAAGATTGCCGGCACCGAGCCGGGCGCGCGCTCCCCTTGTCTGGTCAGCGCGTGATATTCGAAGAAGGAGCGCTTCAGGGGTAGCGGCCAGCTGTCGCCGACCAGGCGGACATAGGGCAGGGCCTGCTTGACCACTGCGGCACCGCTGGCGCCCTCGACAATGAAGACGAGGTTCAGATTGCCGTCACCGACTTCGCGGACCTTCCAGTGTGTCGTGTCCCGGCCGATCTTGGCGCACAGCGCCTCGTTCGTGCCGAGGCGCGTTGCAAGCGTCTCCACCGACAGTGCTTCGAACGGCAATTTCCCAGTCATCATCATCCCCTCGCTTATGCGCTCCGAACATAACGAAG is a genomic window of Mesorhizobium huakuii containing:
- the mtnA gene encoding S-methyl-5-thioribose-1-phosphate isomerase, translated to MNVGDRHYRTIWLSDDGRSVDIIDQRWLPHDFRIETIRTVAGIATAIRDMWVRGAPLIGVTAAYGVAMQMADDPSDAALDAVWETLHETRPTAINLRWALDEMRRFLKPLPTEQRAAAAYRRAGEIADEDVGLNRAIGENGLAIIKAIAARKQPGERVNILTHCNAGWLATVDYGTATAPIYLATEAGIPVHVYVDETRPRNQGAQLTAWEMAGHGVPHTLIVDNAGGHLMQRGAIDMVIVGTDRTTADGDVCNKIGTYLKALAAADNDVPFYVALPSPTIDWTVHDGLNEIPIEQRSADEVSLVWGKTADGEIAQVRISPEATPAANPAFDVTPARLVTGLITERGVAKASREGLKAMFPERG
- the mtnK gene encoding S-methyl-5-thioribose kinase yields the protein MTGKLPFEALSVETLATRLGTNEALCAKIGRDTTHWKVREVGDGNLNLVFIVEGASGAAVVKQALPYVRLVGDSWPLPLKRSFFEYHALTRQGERAPGSVPAIFYFDEGQALIIMEYLAPPYIILRRALIDGRQLPNIARDIGLFMARTLFRGSDLSMVTKDRKADLALFADNVDLCDITENLVFSDPYFDAKMNRHTSPQLDGLVAELRADRDLKVEAQRLKHIFAANAETLLHGDLHSGSIMVTDQETRMIDPEFAFYGPMAFDVGMLLANFWMSFFSQRGHEQKGKRDAMRAYLLGVTAETWAVFRAEFSHLWRTERTGMLYQKSLFEDQGDRLGAEQALDHVLHQIWTDLLGFAGIEVHRRILGLAHNADFETIADENLRASCEAKALKFGRHIAVNRRQIHSIDEVNNLAALIEQESSI